The Drosophila gunungcola strain Sukarami chromosome 3L unlocalized genomic scaffold, Dgunungcola_SK_2 000003F, whole genome shotgun sequence genome contains a region encoding:
- the LOC128258596 gene encoding uncharacterized protein LOC128258596 isoform X2, whose product MGRLFQYNRFGATDNINKNISKKDTQHKNKMLRNAIKCPGYSDIYGQYNKDSTFEKCQQWSSKLEFPVAGDMDKQEPFQSRTHKVYDSMKNFLHRKLFAQPSQKEQILNEEPTSDYDEDLLDSSYHADAEEEEEERDADCSCSSTGSSTTSSNPTTPKRSPQKSLLSLNCWQSSQPSSDSNPEEEEEDTKEDSDAGISDCCQLLAESSPNSMSKRRRAAPLFTRYIGANQNSDDDEDEEPELLACPWYQPRITAKAAMEHLQPATPGSFLLRRSTPRHFELVLRLERSNKVKTYPVQSTRNQMYRLKGAKKQFTSLKALITHHSVMAEQLPLTLDLPRERHVAKPSSVRYADDFEPLESLQLLGILKSLQAKSIEI is encoded by the exons CTACGTAATGCCATCAAATGTCCAGGCTACTCGGACATCTATGGTCAGTACAATAAGGACTCGACCTTCGAGAAGTGTCAACAATGGAGCAGCAAGCTGGAGTTTCCAGTTGCCGGAGATATGGATAAACAAGAACCGTTCCAGAGTCGCACGCACAAGGTCTACGACAGCATGAAGAATTTCCTGCACCGCAAACTCTTTGCACAACCCTCGCAAAAGGAACAGATCTTGAACGAAGAGCCCACGAGCGACTATGATGAG GACCTTCTCGACTCCTCGTACCACGCCGACGcggaggaagaggaggaggaacGCGATGCGgactgcagctgcagctccaCTGGCAGTAGCACCACGAGCAGCAATCCAACCACGCCCAAACGCTCGCCCCAAAAGTCCTTGCTTTCCCTCAACTGCTGGCAGAGCAGTCAGCCGAGCAGTGACTCCAATCCCgaagaagaggaggaggaTACAAAGGAGGACTCCGACGCAGGGATATCCGATTGCTGTCAACTGTTGGCTGAAAGTTCGCCCAATTCCATGAGCAAGCGTCGCAGAGCCGCTCCTCTGTTCACGAGATACATCGGCGCCAACCAAAATTCCGACgatgatgaggatgaggagccGGAGCTGCTGGCTTGCCCATGGTACCAGCCCAGGATTACGGCAAAGGCCGCCATGGAACACCTGCAGCCGGCCACACCTGGAAGCTTTCTCCTGCGCCGTAGTACTCCGCGACATTTCGAACTGGTCCTGCGACTCGAGCGGAGCAATAAGGTCAAGACCTATCCCGTGCAGTCCACCCGCAATCAGATGTACCGCCTGAAAGGAGCCAAGAAACAGTTCACCAGCCTGAAAGCCCTGATCACGCACCATTCCGTGATGGCCGAACAACTGCCATTGACATTGGATCTGCCCCGGGAGCGTCATGTGGCGAAACCCTCATCTGTGCGCTACGCAGATGACTTCGAACCCCTGGAATCGTTGCAGCTACTCGGCATCCTGAAGAGTCTCCAGGCCAAAAGCATCGAGATAtag
- the LOC128258596 gene encoding uncharacterized protein LOC128258596 isoform X1, translating to MGRLFQYNRFGATDNINKNISKKDTQHKNKMLRNAIKCPGYSDIYGQYNKDSTFEKCQQWSSKLEFPVAGDMDKQEPFQSRTHKVYDSMKNFLHRKLFAQPSQKEQILNEEPTSDYDEQDLLDSSYHADAEEEEEERDADCSCSSTGSSTTSSNPTTPKRSPQKSLLSLNCWQSSQPSSDSNPEEEEEDTKEDSDAGISDCCQLLAESSPNSMSKRRRAAPLFTRYIGANQNSDDDEDEEPELLACPWYQPRITAKAAMEHLQPATPGSFLLRRSTPRHFELVLRLERSNKVKTYPVQSTRNQMYRLKGAKKQFTSLKALITHHSVMAEQLPLTLDLPRERHVAKPSSVRYADDFEPLESLQLLGILKSLQAKSIEI from the exons CTACGTAATGCCATCAAATGTCCAGGCTACTCGGACATCTATGGTCAGTACAATAAGGACTCGACCTTCGAGAAGTGTCAACAATGGAGCAGCAAGCTGGAGTTTCCAGTTGCCGGAGATATGGATAAACAAGAACCGTTCCAGAGTCGCACGCACAAGGTCTACGACAGCATGAAGAATTTCCTGCACCGCAAACTCTTTGCACAACCCTCGCAAAAGGAACAGATCTTGAACGAAGAGCCCACGAGCGACTATGATGAG CAGGACCTTCTCGACTCCTCGTACCACGCCGACGcggaggaagaggaggaggaacGCGATGCGgactgcagctgcagctccaCTGGCAGTAGCACCACGAGCAGCAATCCAACCACGCCCAAACGCTCGCCCCAAAAGTCCTTGCTTTCCCTCAACTGCTGGCAGAGCAGTCAGCCGAGCAGTGACTCCAATCCCgaagaagaggaggaggaTACAAAGGAGGACTCCGACGCAGGGATATCCGATTGCTGTCAACTGTTGGCTGAAAGTTCGCCCAATTCCATGAGCAAGCGTCGCAGAGCCGCTCCTCTGTTCACGAGATACATCGGCGCCAACCAAAATTCCGACgatgatgaggatgaggagccGGAGCTGCTGGCTTGCCCATGGTACCAGCCCAGGATTACGGCAAAGGCCGCCATGGAACACCTGCAGCCGGCCACACCTGGAAGCTTTCTCCTGCGCCGTAGTACTCCGCGACATTTCGAACTGGTCCTGCGACTCGAGCGGAGCAATAAGGTCAAGACCTATCCCGTGCAGTCCACCCGCAATCAGATGTACCGCCTGAAAGGAGCCAAGAAACAGTTCACCAGCCTGAAAGCCCTGATCACGCACCATTCCGTGATGGCCGAACAACTGCCATTGACATTGGATCTGCCCCGGGAGCGTCATGTGGCGAAACCCTCATCTGTGCGCTACGCAGATGACTTCGAACCCCTGGAATCGTTGCAGCTACTCGGCATCCTGAAGAGTCTCCAGGCCAAAAGCATCGAGATAtag